In Phoenix dactylifera cultivar Barhee BC4 unplaced genomic scaffold, palm_55x_up_171113_PBpolish2nd_filt_p 000898F, whole genome shotgun sequence, one genomic interval encodes:
- the LOC103720762 gene encoding pentatricopeptide repeat-containing protein At2g16880-like, producing METDPSAPPPAAEGEPSAGLVQTVSSILLSSQAPKAPPLDQSLAPFLPRLSPPFLAPIISAAAAAPSFSSPSPLLSFYNLCRRRLPALSSNPAAALPSILALLRPLLRFHKFTDAQSLLLSFIPLDRPRLLHRHLLRPDHPPSKVLLDTAVSSYARLRQPHLAAQLFQSMKRRRLRPSLRTANILLDALVRSPSPASVPLAVFHDLGDLGVAPNTPTFNILVHGFCSRAQFADALALLSTMEGFGCSPDTITYNTILDGYCKKGMLKEARDLLAEMKAGGLSPDRSTYNTLVAAYCRLGWLKEATKAIEIMTASNFLPDLWTYNMLVSGLCREGRMDEAFRLKDEMEKLRVLPDIVTYNTLINGCFEWRTGSEAFQVLEEMREKGVKPSLVTHNTMVKGLCKEGKMDEAVDSLRKMEEQGLSPDLITYNTLISAYCRAGNVAKAFNLMDEMVGRGLKMDTFTLNTVIHNLCKEKRFDEACRLLRSPPKRGFVPDEVSYGTVIAAYFKDENPNEAMKLWDEMNERKIMPNVATYNAVIGGLCRLGKTEEAIKKLNELLERGLVPDETTYNTIIHGYCREGELEKAFQFHNKMVENSFKPNVITCNILMNGLCNDGKVEKALKLFESWVSKGKKVDIITYNTLIKGLCKEGRIDAALELFADMEEKGLHPDAYSYNVVLCALTEVGRSEEAQSLLSKMVETGKLPEQITFPLSEEAMSEAGIDRKPETMHDGKTAEDLKDNSATFSECIGDLCNSGQFKEAKLVLEEMMEKGIAVKSSTYVTLMDGFIKRQKRMTKGGG from the coding sequence ATGGAGACAGACCCATCTGCGCCACCGCCTGCGGCGGAGGGCGAGCCCAGCGCCGGTCTCGTGCAGACGGTCTCCTCCATCCTCCTCTCTTCCCAGGCCCCCAAAGCACCTCCCCTGGACCAATCCCTCGCCCCCTTCCTCCCCCGCCTCTCCCCTCCCTTCCTCGCTCCCATCATatccgccgccgctgccgccccctccttctccagcccctcccccctcctctccttCTACAACCTCTGCCGCCGTCGACTCCCGGCCCTCTCAAGCAACCCCGCAGCAGCCCTCCCTTCCATCCTCGCCCTCCTCCGTCCCCTCCTCCGCTTCCACAAGTTCACCGACGCCCAGTCCCTCCTTCTCTCCTTCATTCCCCTCGACCGCCCTCGTCTCCTCCACCGCCACCTCCTCCGCCCCGACCACCCCCCGTCGAAGGTCCTCCTCGACACCGCCGTCTCCTCCTACGCCCGCCTCCGCCAGCCCCACCTTGCTGCGCAGCTCTTCCAGTCCATGAagcgccgccgcctccgccccTCGCTCCGCACCGCGAACATCCTCCTCGACGCCCTCGTTCGCTCCCCCTCCCCCGCCTCCGTCCCCCTTGCCGTCTTCCACGACCTCGGCGACCTCGGCGTCGCCCCCAACACTCCCACCTTCAACATCCTCGTCCACGGCTTCTGTTCCCGCGCCCAGTTCGCCGACGCCCTTGCCCTCCTCTCCACCATGGAAGGCTTTGGCTGCTCCCCCGACACCATCACCTACAACACCATCCTCGACGGCTACTGCAAGAAGGGCATGCTCAAGGAGGCCCGCGACCTGCTCGCCGAAATGAAGGCCGGGGGACTGTCCCCGGACCGCTCCACCTACAACACCCTCGTCGCTGCCTACTGCCGCCTCGGCTGGCTGAAAGAGGCAACCAAGGCGATCGAGATCATGACGGCGTCCAACTTCCTCCCCGACCTCTGGACCTACAACATGCTTGTTTCCGGGCTCTGCCGGGAGGGCCGGATGGACGAGGCTTTTCGGTTGAAGGACGAGATGGAGAAGCTCCGAGTGCTGCCCGACATTGTCACCTATAACACGCTCATCAATGGGTGCTTTGAGTGGAGGACTGGCTCGGAGGCGTTCCAGGTATTGGAAGAGATGCGGGAGAAGGGCGTCAAGCCGAGCTTGGTCACACACAACACTATGGTCAAAGGGTTGTGCAAGGAAGGGAAGATGGATGAGGCGGTTGATTCTTTGAGGAAGATGGAAGAGCAGGGCTTGTCGCCAGACCTCATAACGTACAATACTTTGATCAGTGCATACTGTAGAGCAGGGAATGTGGCCAAAGCTTTCAACTTGATGGATGAGATGGTGGGGAGAGGTCTCAAGATGGACACTTTCACTCTCAACACTGTCATTCATAACCTCTGTaaggagaagaggtttgatgaaGCGTGTAGACTGCTCCGTAGTCCCCCAAAGCGGGGTTTCGTTCCTGATGAGGTCAGCTATGGCACAGTCATTGCTGCATACTTTAAGGATGAGAACCCAAATGAGGCAATGAAGCTTTGGGATGAGATGAATGAGAGAAAGATAATGCCAAATGTAGCAACCTACAATGCGGTGATTGGCGGTCTCTGCAGGTTGGGCAAGACCGAGGAGGCAATTAAGAAACTGAATGAGCTTTTGGAGAGAGGACTGGTGCCGGATGAGACTACCTACAATACTATTATTCATGGGTACTGTAGAGAAGGGGAATTGGAGAAAGCATTCCAGTTTCATAATAAGATGGTGGAGAATTCATTCAAGCCGAATGTTATTACCTGTAATATTCTTATGAATGGGCTCTGTAATGATGGTAAGGTAGAAAAGGCTCTAAAACTCTTTGAATCATGGGTGTCAAAAGGGAAGAAGGTGGACATTATCACATACAACACTCTGATAAAAGGGCTGTGCAAAGAAGGGAGGATCGATGCTGCATTAGAGCTTTTTGCTGACATGGAAGAGAAGGGTTTGCATCCTGATGCTTATAGCTACAATGTTGTTCTATGTGCACTTACCGAAGTGGGAAGATCAGAAGAAGCACAAAGCCTGCTGTCTAAGATGGTTGAAACTGGAAAGTTGCCCGAACAAATAACATTTCCTTTGTCAGAAGAAGCCATGTCTGAAGCTGGAATAGATAGGAAACCAGAGACGATGCATGATGGAAAGACAGCTGAAGATCTGAAAGATAATTCAGCAACTTTTTCGGAATGCATTGGTGATCTGTGCAACAGCGGGCAATTCAAAGAAGCTAAGCTTGTCTTGGAAGAAATGATGGAGAAAGGTATAGCTGTTAAGAGTTCTACATATGTTACTTTGATGGATGGATTTATCAAGAGGCAAAAGAGAATGACAAAAGGAGGGGGATAA